The sequence caattttcgatttacgtatttgtttttcttgtttcgaatagtcatacatattgaagagaaaatattcaaaatattgtaatatcttatCGAAATTCACATTTTACTGTTTCCTTCTTTCAAATATCTCGAGTCGAGTCGTTATTTTAACTCATGATGCTCCTGTGCatgacaaaataaaataatattaaatactttggattttttcatgttttatatATTTCGTGTTATAACACTCACAAACTTTTTCATGTCGATATATCAtatattttagatttttttctaaatgaaaGAAAACGGACCAATATTAAAAATAGTTTAATTTAGCGCTAACTTAGTCTATCAATGATATACAAAATTAGTTGGTCAATACCTGcttgcaaggatggcttttatcgtatcaaagaacgctcactagcaactcttaacacgattcaatcaatgccatcaaagagagacggatatcatcgcagcaacaaaaaatcggcatggttcatttaacatagaatagaaaccagtgcgagagcgaatttctctcgatgacctgtctgagaatcaaagttagcacgctgctgtggagattctctctgaagcaaaaaacggtcgcttattctcgtttcgcgatccgattctgtatgggcagtggataattgcgatagaatcatttcactattgcctcttattctaactatgtgcatatcacctttgtataagttgtgcctATGAGAATGTCTGTGAATACTCGatgtcgattttctgcgataaatgtcaacttgcgattctctcttgatcaattccacacagcaccaatcattgtcagactgtaaatttgttttaagggacgtgaaatactcagagtatgaagtggagcgaagaatctactaccggattgaaaattgtgtgtacaatatagagaaatatcgagcagcttctgtcaaaattatcggcaatcatcaACACTACCTGCTTGATCACACTCCATTTTTCACGATACACTCGAACTGTTTAGATACTGAACTGAGCTACGCaaatattaaagactgtcccagaaagtatggacgcactttgatttcgctgtaaataattcacaagtgttagatattcaaattttattcgatatactgataatattgaactacaacaacagaatattattctcaacatttgctacttagccattgtagactagctagcgcaccttcttgcgaacattcttcattaaattcagtacagacttcttgaggacaagtttttacacttttttccaattgtttttcgaactgttgaatggtttcggctgccgagacatgtttcctaagatgtgccttcgttaatgcccaaaattcctcaattggtcgaagttgtgagcaatttggtggattcatgtcttttgggtcgaaaatgacatttttggtagtgtaccattctactgttgatttcgagtagtggcaagaagcaagatctggccagaagacaacaagatccttgtggcttcgaatcatgggtagaagttgtttttgtaaacattccttgatgtatatttcgctgttcattgaagcagtggtgatgaagggtttcgaaatcttaacgcagctacaaattgcttgccagaccatagctttcttaccaaacttttcgacttcaatcgatgtctcggactggtttaacacttgccgagtttcacgtaggtttcgtcgtccatgattatgcatctcaaatttccagcaagaatcgtaagaacatttgacttcgaagtgcccacttttttggccacatcccgaactgaaacctccttcttttgctcgaacgccttcagtttatccaactgagggttagcaggacctttttttcgacccgttttcggtttattctcaaacgtgttaacctcaccgaacttcctgattgcatttcgcacggctttttcacttactctttccatttttgctatctttctcagtgacagtccgcgttctgtgcatcatttgtatacaatttttcgacgttgttctgctgaatgtccacgcatttcgaaacaaactaatgaaaacgaataaacaactgcacaagtggttagagaagagtggtaATAACAGGACGAAGGTATAAAAGATTCTgatccattgcgaaatggcagctgtttttggttgcgtccatactttctgggacagtctttagcactagaaaaaaaaacttatcttGGCAAACACCGACACCAAGATAACAGACAGACGGCGATTACTATCACGGCGACGCTAGcgaaagaaatgaaaaaaaggacTTTTTGCAGCATTAAAATTCACCAGTTTGTAAGCGCCTTTTGACGGCCCAAATCTGTGCATCGGCATAGCCAAACATGCTTCCGAATTGTACTCGCGTTCGTCTTTCTAGTCCTTTGTAAGCATGCAGGATACTTACTAGTACTAATCCTTGTGGTATCTGTTACCTCGCGCACCTCCACTTTCCGGCCATCCcgcattatttcattttgttttgacattgtcctttgtaatcgcatcggAAGGCTGACCGCCTGTGGGCTTCATTGATAGTGGAGTTTCGAGCACCACGCAACTCTCGAAATCACTATTTCACGGTGTAATCAGAAAGAGCACTAGTTCCTTAgtgcttatccgatttttgtctTCCAAAACTGTTTTCCAAAGAACGAAAATCTTTctttttttgaagttttaaaatATGCATAAAAATGAATGTGTCTCAGACCAATCATTGAAAGTTTCCGAAACTTGCATAAACGAAAACGCATAGATTTGAGAATACGGTTTTCCTGTATAAAACATGCCGATGATATCCGGGGTTCAAATTCCATTAGCGAGAGCACACTTAAATCAGTTAAACACCCTCTCACGCCTCGTTGATCTTCTGGCAGTAAGGTACCTTCTTTGACACAAATTAGTGCGCTTTTAATACCAGGTGTCTAATCATTCATATGAGACACTGACTCAGATTGATCTAGTAGTCAGTGATGATCATGTCATTACTTATAAACTTATATTGACCGTGTAGCATTGTTCGAACCTTGCCCAACTGTACTAAACTGTCTTTCATCATCCGACAGAGTCTCCACGTCGCTACGTCGAGAGCGATGTAAACATCCACTACAAAACCCCGATCCGATACGAGTACAAGGAAGCCATTCCGGACGATGAGCTGGCGTACCGACAGGCGGAACACATGCGTCGTGTTTACCAGGAGGAACGCCGGCGAAAGTACATGCACGAACTGGAGGACCTCCAGAGCCGTCGGCACACGGACAACTTTGCACCGTCTCAGAAATCACCGATCCCGCTGAACCGCTACGATGACTTTGATGCCGATCTGTCGCCGAAACCACCCAACACGCTACCCCGGACGATCGCCCGGGCACTGTACAACTTTCAAGGACAGACTGCCAGGTTTCACCGAAGAAAATTTCGGCAACTTTAGGCGAttacatttttttgttatttccgCAGAGAACTCTCCTTCAAGAAAGGTGATATCATCTATCTGCGGCGTCAGATCGACAAGAATTGGTATGAAGGCGAACACAACGCGATGGTTGGGTTATTGCCAGCGAACTACATTGAAGTAGGTTCCGGTACTCGCTCATTCGGTAACTCAGTGaacaaattcgtttttttttcatacgctTCCAGATCCTCCCCAGGGACGGTGCCAAACCCTTACCGAAGAAACCCCAACGAGAAGGCAAAGCCCGGGCAAAGTTCAACTTTACTGCGCAAACCTCGGTCGAATTGTCGCTGATGAAAGGGGAACTTGTCACGTTAACTCGGCGCGTCGATGATAACTGGTTTGAAGGACGGATCGGCAACAAAAAAGGAATTTTCCCTGTTTCGTATGTTGaggtaaaatttttaacgctGTTTCGGTCATTAGCATTGACGAACGCTCCCTCTTCAGGTTCTAACCGATATTGGCGGCGAGGAAAGTTACGAAATTGAACCGATCGTGAAACCAGCTTTGCAGACCATGCACTCACATGCGTTGACAACCGGGTACGATAATTCGTTAAGTAATGGAAGGATTTCTCCTGGCATTATTCGAGAAACAAAAACGGTCCAAAAGACGGAAGTACTGCACGTGGACACCACCAACGAACCGATCTCGTAGGTTTATTTTTTGTTCCTTTTCTTCaagatattatttcatcatgatCTTTTCCAGCTATCGTGCCCTGTATAACTACAAACCACAAAACTCCGACGAACTGGAACTGCTCGAGGGAGACGTCGTGTACGTGCTGGAGAAATGTGATGACGGATGGTACGTGGGAACTTCGGCCCGGACGGGCTGCTTCGGTACCTTTCCGGGTAATTACGTGAAAAAATTATGAGACCAACCGAAACCAGCCGGCCGAAAACCACCGCCTCCCCGTGCGATATCGGACTCGTCAACAACACGGCAGCACcgtcagcaacaacaacaacaacaactgcaaCAACCGAGAAGACCCGGACCGGACACGACGAATGCCGCCAAACGCAAGGTAGAATTTCTGGGCGTTTTCTAAAACCGTCCAAATGTTGCCTTACTACTTAGTGTGTatgaaaaaattttgttgacGAACAAAGCCGGCAGCGCATGTTTTCTTTCCGAGTACCAAAAAGTAATTTTAGAACAATGAATGGCATGCCGAGATttagaagagaaataaaaaaccGCCATTATATTGCCAATCAGGGTGGGAAGTTCGGTGATAGCAAATCTAGAAACcaaaaagaaacaaataaacaaacaaacaaaaacaacaagaaAAGTAATTGTTTGCTAGTCATAATCCTTCcaaaaacaaatgtaaacaaacGGAGATAAAGGGAAAACATATTTCAACTAAAACTGTCATTCAACAAAATATACTACTTTAAGCGTTGCGTTACTTGAAAAGTATACAATTAGTTTACCTTAACCTAACAACAATCAAGCGTAGAACAGAAACCCAAAACCGTACTAAAAGTAGGAAAAACGCGTTGATTTTTATTTGATGATTTTATTTACCAATTCAAAACAGATATTTCTTCAATATAGTCGTTTTTCGTGTTgcgtttcatatttttatttacaatagcaaaacaaaaataaaagggGAAGTTAGATTTACTTAATTTATCGTAGAATTGAGAAACATCACACGAATCTTTTCAATATTGTACTAAACACAATAACCGTCAATCGAGAGCCTGTCGAATGGCAGCTGTAACATATTTCAATAATCGAAACGTTCAGCTCTAATCAAATTAAAATACCCGagagacaacaacaacaaaaaagtagTGCTTTTGACTAGAATTTTAGACTGTACTGTGTAGACATGTGCCTTTGATTttggatcgtttttttttttcattttttgaagtAAAACCAGCAAATATTCAGCTTCTGGATGTTACTTCTGTCGGTGTCTTTTGAAGCTAACTAGAAGTTGTCAATACACattcgaaagtcgatttaacACGCCTCACTCGTATACTATCTAGCTACTATTAAAATAAAAGATTTCAAGTTGAAGATTGTACTAAACAACTAACTCGGCAAGTCAAACGTAAATTGTGCCTCACtcgatcacaaaaaaaaatatacaaaaatagaAACTTTTATTAATGAGGAATATGGTACTTCAAATCAATAGCCGAACGTTCCGTCCCCGGACGGTTGCGGTAATCGGATACATTTTAATAACTATCCCACTAAGGAAAAGATAAACTTACACATAACCACttcgtcacacacacacatcggtTTGCAAACTTGTAGAACTCAAAAATACTTAACTACTGCAGGCACGTTTTTAGAGCAGAATAGTTTCACGACCACAAACGTTTTACACATTTTATACACCAAAATACACTACGTACTCATCGTTTAGTTTTCGTAGGGAAATGACCACACttacatggtaatatggttCTGTTGATGAaataaaatagcaacaaaatgttACAACCAAAACGATAGCCAGAAGTGACTGATGACCGCCCATGATTGAAACGTACCCCGTCTAAAAAAAAGCACAATTGTCATTCGTGTAATTCAAATGATTGTGCCAAATATCATTCACATTAGTCGAGCCATTGTCAttttaaacttgtcattttaaattCTACAACAAACATATCAACTACTGTAAGATGATAATAGGCAGTGGCGTACGTAGGGCAATTTTCGCCCGGAGCAAAACTTGATTTGTCGCCCCCGTCGTTGTTCGGCACGTTAGCATTTCGGTGCCAAttaaaaagtgttctgcaaataacagaaactttacgtcaatttgaactgccgagttttgcattcagTAGTTccatttgaactgctttgcactgacaagtcaaagacgaaacgtaaagaaaattcaAAACAGACATGTGCCCTAAGAACAAACAGGATAACCCTTAAATGTCCCAGGATTGATTTGCCACCCAACAAAAAACGTTGCGTCCAGGGCGACGGAATTGACAATGCCACGTGAAAGGGCCACTTCGAAATAGCAGTCATGGATAACAAAATAAACGGTCGTTTTGGAAATGCCATCTACTGGTCACTAGCCCAATGAACGCAAAAACTCTTATTTCTAATTGCGTACAGATTGAGTAAAAATGGTGAAAGCTTTTGATCAGTGTTGGcagcagcgctgccaactataccgatttctcggtatttataccgatttttggactcgatacaggaatacagatatgctctctcaaaataccgatatatcaattttcatacagataaataccgattttcctttttgtgttggattccataggggtaaaccaggtcgagcgacctttttttttggtcgcaaaatcaatttccgcactaaatcgatgtttgatttttcgagaaaggtATTGTACCGATAGATTTTTCccccaaatacagatttttgcgaaaaacagttgacagcactggttGGCAGTTGGAAttacataaagaaataaaacaaaatagacTGTTTAGCCATAACCCGTTTTCTTCGGGActagtgatgtttttttactcgattaatcaaaataatcgattaaaagGCTAAAGTAATCGAGTATTTGTAATCGATTAACAAGAGTGCCACTAATCgagctaatcgattaatagcaatcaattaatcgagatttatatcagttaggctgtgaaccatttcgcggttaattttaacttttggtcgaaatctgacacttgagtgattattttgtgtcgagtagttaaatttaactaaaactgcggcccatttcaaagtttgacggacgaaaatttatttgagtttattttccactgaaaatttttcaactaaagaattaatattagaattatcattgcaaaaattttttcagtgtcggaaaataaccatcgatctgtcaaaaatacccatgctctcgagcagggttatttttgacagcatcaaaataaccgctcgagtgtcatatttcaaccaaaagttaaaatcaaCCGCGAAATGGTGCACAGCCTTAGTAGATAACGTTTAGTCTTAGGCTGCAGACATAGTGGGCGCGAGAAGCGAAGCCGAGCTGGTGACTAACATTGGCAAATCAAAAGCGAGAATGATACTAGTAGCAAATCAAAAGGActcttttacagtacaagtgagaaatcggctcagctttcactctgacagggtccCTCTGTTTTGCTGTAAGTACGTTTCCTACTTTGGTCAGCACCACGCTCGACTCAACTCTCGCGCTCACTCTGTCTGCAGCCTAAGGTAAAACCTTGCTATGATGAGAGTTGCAGTTTAATCTGTCATAATTCTGCCCACGGTTACAATGTTCATACATTTTTCCATCCGTTTgatcataaattttattgaattttctagacatttcaaccacattttctcatatttttgctTGCTGTATGATACACTAATGGTAAAGATTTGATATTcgacacagattttcatttggcagctctgATTCTGTTTAGAATAGTTTGAtcgaataattacaataattgaTTAATGATTAATAGTAATCGATTACACTAATCTATGTTTCTTTTATTATTCGAATACCTAATAATTGATTAATACGAAAAACCAGACATCACTATTCGGGacgtcataagaaaaaaaatgctcgtgaacttttcgttttcttagtGATTGACGTTGAACTTTGAAGAAAAGCTTCTCCTATAAATAGGAGTTTTCCGACCGGATAATAACTTGACAGCTCCCATTATTCTCAAGCATTACAAAAATGTTGGTTGTCTAGTTCTgtcaaaacattttattacatttcaaaagggcgttattatgatttgaatgaaaatatgttttaggTATTCAAAAACTCCAATTTAGATTGAGACGCTCAAATCGTGCTCTCAttcggacttcggtcgtcaggtggaacAGTCGTCTTTAACTCACAGCAGCAACAAACTGTCAATATTCGCATTAGTACTGTATTTGGATTCGagaacaaaattttgaatttgaatggttTTATGCGGACCTTTTAACGGTAATACATATTAGTTTAGTACCGagtgatttttcaaattaattttgGTTTTAGAATGTAGTGTTGGAATTTGTTTTCagcatttagtttcaaaatcagAGCTACGAAAAGTCATGTTCAATGACTCAAAatatacgaaaaataaatgtcactttaAGCTGTGCTTGCAAATTATGAAGACGGGATCCATGTCTATGATCCATaaacggaacagtagtttcaaaattatgttctttctttcattagtcggttttcagttttcagtgaaaatcccatgcagggtcgatattcaaccgaagctttgagaatcgatagtgacaagaaaacgattcacaatgaCTACCATTTTCATTTCCTGCGCCCATCAACAACCGTTTGTACCTACGATTCCACAAACGGATGCAAGGTTTTTCATAGTGATACAAAGTTGCATGTTCAATGGACGTTCCATTTTACAACTGAATAAAAGTTTCAGACGCGACATCTTCAAGTTCAAAGTGGTTATGTGAAACTCAGCTAATGTGTCAAGTTGATCCGCGATTTAATTTTTCGTTTCTAGgaatgaataaaaattatgggATGACTAATCTTCAATTTTTATGTGGTTATTATTCTTTAAAAGAGAAGTGtgtatgaaaattttatttaaaaacgtGCCTAATCTACCCAGCACCCATTCAGTGTTTTTTGCGAGAATACTCTTCAATGCTTTTAGTTttcttgaaattattttgatgacCATCGCTCTAAATAACAGTTTTATATTTCGATCACTCATTACCCAGTAATTTTGGAACTTTAAGTTGAATCTAAaagagaaattgtatgaaatcaTAAAATTATTCCATTTAATCTAAATGGTGTGacgatcgattaaacattccatgagatgtcgaagtgagttccactttagacttttttgtcattatttacgaTACTTGCAGAACCGGTTTTCAGGGATCAGCAGAACCTGAAACGGTTCGTATGACTATGAATCaacatgacgaataaattgcaatagttttgagcctaacttcaaagattttttggtatcgttaTCTTCTATAAAGGTTTGAaaacctgtaattccagaatttcaggtcggaatcggataaagtttaccaattttgtatgggaccaaactgaaataagtttatttggtcatcgtatatcaaaatctgtgaacctgctAAACCTAATTAtgtaaaattgacatttttacattaATCACTTTGTATACcttgaaccgaaaatcggatctgATTCAAAAACAATAAGGTTTTATgggatttcaagacct comes from Malaya genurostris strain Urasoe2022 chromosome 3, Malgen_1.1, whole genome shotgun sequence and encodes:
- the LOC131435823 gene encoding sorbin and SH3 domain-containing protein 1 isoform X4; the protein is MRITFRITNARSKRRESPRRYVESDVNIHYKTPIRYEYKEAIPDDELAYRQAEHMRRVYQEERRRKYMHELEDLQSRRHTDNFAPSQKSPIPLNRYDDFDADLSPKPPNTLPRTIARALYNFQGQTARELSFKKGDIIYLRRQIDKNWYEGEHNAMVGLLPANYIEILPRDGAKPLPKKPQREGKARAKFNFTAQTSVELSLMKGELVTLTRRVDDNWFEGRIGNKKGIFPVSYVEVLTDIGGEESYEIEPIVKPALQTMHSHALTTGYDNSLSNGRISPGIIRETKTVQKTEVLHVDTTNEPISYRALYNYKPQNSDELELLEGDVVYVLEKCDDGWYVGTSARTGCFGTFPGNYVKKL
- the LOC131435823 gene encoding sorbin and SH3 domain-containing protein 1 isoform X5 produces the protein MESPRRYVESDVNIHYKTPIRYEYKEAIPDDELAYRQAEHMRRVYQEERRRKYMHELEDLQSRRHTDNFAPSQKSPIPLNRYDDFDADLSPKPPNTLPRTIARALYNFQGQTARELSFKKGDIIYLRRQIDKNWYEGEHNAMVGLLPANYIEILPRDGAKPLPKKPQREGKARAKFNFTAQTSVELSLMKGELVTLTRRVDDNWFEGRIGNKKGIFPVSYVEVLTDIGGEESYEIEPIVKPALQTMHSHALTTGYDNSLSNGRISPGIIRETKTVQKTEVLHVDTTNEPISYRALYNYKPQNSDELELLEGDVVYVLEKCDDGWYVGTSARTGCFGTFPGNYVKKL